One Methylophilus sp. TWE2 DNA segment encodes these proteins:
- a CDS encoding TorF family putative porin, which yields MRQSILLTAVLSALSFAQVSYAAEEEAKSDWTATGNIGFVSDYYFRGISQTWHRPAMQGGMDITHSSGFYGGIWGSNVTPNTYPDANVEIDVYGGYNGSIPAVEGLGWTVGLYSYLYPGGSWKKYRLSTEPNVVQTPGGGRWDTTEVNFGLSYSYFSAKLSYTLTDWFGADRDTGWDGSTKGSTYIEFNMAYPLPWWDLTLIGHVGQLNVNGSLDVAFDPDGPGGASGPSASFTGASSPDYTDYKIGLSKAFKIGATEGWNAGLYYVGASNREYWGENGYGGTSFNGKGDGGRAQSKDLNEGRLVFTLGRTF from the coding sequence ATGCGTCAATCTATTTTGCTCACAGCAGTATTGAGTGCATTATCTTTTGCACAAGTTTCATACGCAGCTGAAGAAGAAGCTAAGTCAGACTGGACTGCAACTGGTAACATTGGATTTGTTTCAGACTACTACTTCCGCGGTATTTCCCAAACATGGCATCGCCCAGCAATGCAAGGCGGCATGGACATCACACACAGTAGCGGTTTCTATGGTGGTATCTGGGGTTCAAATGTGACACCAAATACCTATCCAGACGCAAACGTTGAAATTGACGTTTATGGTGGTTACAACGGTTCTATTCCTGCTGTTGAAGGTTTGGGCTGGACTGTCGGTCTCTACAGCTATTTGTATCCAGGTGGTTCTTGGAAAAAATACCGCTTGTCTACAGAACCAAACGTAGTCCAAACACCTGGTGGTGGTCGTTGGGACACTACCGAAGTCAACTTCGGCTTATCCTACAGCTACTTCAGTGCTAAATTGTCATATACACTCACTGATTGGTTTGGTGCTGATCGTGATACTGGTTGGGATGGCAGCACTAAGGGCTCAACCTATATCGAATTTAACATGGCCTATCCACTGCCATGGTGGGACTTGACCTTGATTGGTCACGTTGGTCAGCTGAATGTTAATGGTAGCCTTGACGTTGCATTTGATCCAGATGGTCCTGGTGGCGCATCTGGCCCAAGCGCAAGCTTTACCGGTGCATCAAGCCCAGACTACACCGACTACAAGATTGGGTTGAGCAAGGCGTTCAAGATTGGCGCAACAGAAGGTTGGAACGCTGGTCTGTATTACGTTGGTGCGAGCAACCGTGAATACTGGGGCGAAAATGGCTACGGTGGTACCAGCTTTAATGGCAAAGGTGATGGTGGCCGAGCACAAAGCAAAGACTTGAACGAGGGTCGACTGGTATTCACTTTAGGCCGTACATTCTAA
- a CDS encoding ammonium transporter — MKKILSMLSLVALMGLAATPVSYAEETVTETITVEETVAPEAAPAAEAPAAAPAEAAPAAAEAAPTLDVGNTAFMIVATVLVILMTIPGLALFYGGLVRQKNMLSVLMQVFVVFSMISVLWAAYGYSMAFSEGNMIVGGLSKAFLAGITPDSLSGSIPEYVFLTFQLTFAAITPGLIVGGFAERMKFSAVLLFSALWVTFAYIPIAHMVWGGGYLAELGAKDFAGGTVVHINAGVAALVGAIMLGKRIGYGKEAMPPHNLVMTMIGASLLWVGWFGFNVGSELAADATAGMVLINTQLATAAAVLGWIFAEWLFRGKPSMLGAASGAVAGLVAITPACGFIGPMGSIILGFTASFISLWGVTKLKSALGYDDSLDVFGVHGLAGIWGAVGTGVLMAPGLGGVGYAEGVTMGGQVTTQIIAVVVTLVWTGIVSVILYKVVDAVVGLRVSEEYEREGLDTTEHGERAYSL, encoded by the coding sequence ATGAAGAAAATTCTTTCCATGTTATCGCTGGTCGCTTTGATGGGCCTGGCGGCAACCCCTGTGAGTTATGCTGAAGAAACAGTGACAGAAACCATCACTGTTGAAGAAACTGTCGCGCCAGAAGCGGCACCTGCCGCTGAAGCACCCGCTGCTGCTCCGGCTGAAGCGGCACCAGCTGCGGCTGAAGCAGCGCCAACACTCGATGTTGGCAATACTGCATTTATGATTGTGGCAACCGTGTTGGTGATTTTGATGACCATCCCAGGGCTGGCTTTGTTTTATGGTGGCTTGGTACGCCAGAAAAACATGCTCTCCGTGCTGATGCAAGTTTTTGTCGTGTTTTCCATGATCTCTGTTCTGTGGGCGGCTTACGGCTACAGTATGGCGTTTAGCGAAGGTAACATGATCGTTGGCGGCTTGAGCAAGGCGTTTCTGGCAGGCATTACACCAGATAGTTTATCCGGCAGTATTCCAGAATATGTTTTCCTGACTTTCCAGTTGACTTTCGCTGCAATTACACCTGGCCTGATTGTGGGTGGTTTTGCTGAGCGTATGAAATTCTCAGCCGTACTACTGTTCTCGGCCTTGTGGGTGACTTTTGCCTACATCCCAATCGCACACATGGTTTGGGGCGGTGGTTACCTGGCAGAGTTGGGTGCCAAAGACTTTGCCGGTGGTACTGTGGTGCATATCAACGCTGGTGTGGCAGCATTGGTCGGTGCCATCATGCTGGGCAAACGTATCGGTTACGGTAAAGAAGCGATGCCTCCGCATAATCTCGTGATGACCATGATTGGTGCCTCATTGCTGTGGGTGGGCTGGTTCGGTTTCAACGTGGGCAGTGAATTGGCTGCAGATGCAACAGCAGGAATGGTACTGATCAATACACAATTGGCAACGGCTGCTGCCGTATTGGGCTGGATCTTTGCCGAATGGTTGTTCCGTGGCAAGCCTAGCATGCTGGGCGCTGCATCCGGTGCGGTTGCCGGCTTGGTAGCGATTACACCTGCATGTGGTTTCATCGGTCCAATGGGTTCCATCATCCTGGGCTTTACAGCAAGCTTTATCAGCCTGTGGGGCGTGACCAAGCTCAAATCAGCCTTGGGCTATGATGATTCGCTGGATGTATTCGGTGTACACGGCCTGGCAGGTATCTGGGGTGCGGTGGGTACTGGTGTACTGATGGCACCTGGCCTGGGTGGTGTGGGTTATGCCGAAGGCGTGACCATGGGTGGACAAGTGACCACTCAAATCATCGCTGTTGTCGTGACATTGGTCTGGACTGGTATCGTCAGCGTGATTCTTTATAAAGTAGTAGATGCTGTGGTTGGTCTGCGTGTGAGTGAAGAATATGAGCGTGAAGGCCTGGACACCACAGAACATGGTGAGCGTGCTTACAGCTTGTAA
- a CDS encoding peptidase domain-containing ABC transporter, translating to MANIKPASLTPFQRVVKLLSFEKQDIFLLFYLTAAYGVLGIATPVAVQTMVNIVTMGGVLQPLYVVGVILFCLLALSGTIYVIESFLVEMIQRRIFVRHSLQIAKNTEQIHISVYDQFNPVELVNRYFDIQTVQKSVATLLTVGLTALLQGLIGSIVLLFYSLYFGILVILMMIVLWGIVFGLGKHAEETAIKESKAKYEMAAWLETIARNKWLSKFYGARQRNSANTAQLAEGYLSVRGKHFKVLMMQLIGAVSLYALIGTGMLILGGTLVIKGQINLGQFVAAELIIFGVLSAFVRFVTKLEYFYDLLAAVDKVGVLETLPVERSGDHQSGEEGYKTLKVNQLTFRHADQPALVSNISFTLHRGQSLAVIGALGSGKTTLLELITGMRQPVQGHVSYNDIDVRQLDLSHLRDRIGVANKVEWQHGSILDNLKLQRPDIALDDVIEVLQVLGLWQEISKLPNGIETVLTDFGAPMTHTQLQRLMLARAMLGKPDVLIIDSLLDQLSQHELDQVLMLLKRQQQDWILLITTRYQHIAQHCQQVVNLQSKTLTDHTGGQHE from the coding sequence ATGGCAAACATTAAACCAGCATCTCTCACGCCTTTTCAAAGAGTCGTTAAGTTACTTTCGTTTGAAAAACAGGATATTTTTCTGCTGTTTTATTTAACAGCGGCATATGGTGTCCTTGGCATTGCAACACCCGTGGCAGTACAAACCATGGTCAATATCGTCACCATGGGAGGAGTCTTGCAGCCACTCTATGTGGTCGGTGTCATCCTGTTTTGTTTGCTGGCATTGTCAGGCACAATTTATGTCATTGAGAGCTTTCTGGTTGAGATGATCCAGCGCCGGATTTTTGTGCGGCATAGCCTGCAGATTGCAAAAAATACCGAGCAAATCCACATTTCCGTTTACGATCAATTCAATCCAGTCGAATTGGTCAACCGGTATTTTGATATTCAAACTGTGCAGAAATCCGTCGCGACCTTGCTAACAGTAGGTTTGACCGCTTTGCTGCAAGGCTTGATAGGTAGCATTGTTCTGCTTTTTTACAGTCTGTATTTCGGCATTCTGGTCATTCTCATGATGATCGTGTTGTGGGGTATTGTCTTTGGTTTGGGTAAGCATGCGGAAGAAACCGCCATCAAAGAGTCCAAGGCCAAGTATGAAATGGCTGCCTGGCTGGAAACCATCGCCCGGAATAAATGGCTCTCGAAATTTTATGGTGCCAGACAGCGCAATTCGGCCAATACGGCGCAGCTTGCTGAAGGCTACCTATCGGTTCGTGGCAAGCACTTTAAAGTACTGATGATGCAACTGATAGGCGCGGTGAGCTTGTATGCCCTGATAGGCACCGGCATGCTGATTTTGGGGGGCACACTGGTGATTAAAGGCCAGATCAACCTGGGCCAGTTTGTTGCGGCAGAGCTGATCATTTTTGGTGTGCTGTCAGCGTTTGTGAGATTCGTGACCAAGCTGGAATATTTTTATGACCTGCTTGCCGCCGTAGACAAGGTGGGCGTGCTGGAAACCCTGCCAGTAGAGCGCTCTGGCGATCATCAATCAGGCGAGGAGGGCTACAAAACGCTGAAGGTCAATCAGCTGACTTTCAGGCATGCAGATCAACCGGCTTTGGTGAGTAATATAAGCTTTACCTTGCACCGCGGCCAAAGCCTGGCGGTGATCGGTGCCCTGGGCAGTGGCAAGACCACTTTACTGGAGCTCATCACAGGCATGAGGCAACCGGTGCAGGGGCATGTCAGTTACAACGATATTGACGTGCGTCAGCTTGACCTGTCTCATTTGAGAGATCGGATTGGTGTTGCCAATAAGGTGGAGTGGCAGCATGGTTCTATTCTGGATAACCTGAAGTTGCAACGGCCAGACATCGCGCTGGATGACGTGATTGAAGTATTGCAGGTACTGGGCTTATGGCAAGAAATCAGCAAGTTGCCCAACGGCATAGAAACGGTATTGACTGACTTTGGCGCACCGATGACGCATACGCAACTGCAACGTTTGATGCTGGCCCGGGCTATGCTTGGAAAACCGGATGTGTTAATCATTGACAGCCTGCTAGACCAGCTGTCACAGCACGAGCTCGATCAGGTGCTGATGTTGCTTAAACGACAACAGCAAGATTGGATACTGCTCATCACGACGCGTTATCAACACATTGCGCAGCACTGCCAGCAGGTGGTGAACCTGCAAAGCAAGACGCTGACCGATCACACGGGAGGCCAGCATGAATAA
- the glnK gene encoding P-II family nitrogen regulator — protein MKFVSAIIKPFKLDEVREALSNIGVQGITVTEVKGFGRQKGHTELYRGAEYVVDFLPKVKLEVAIKDDMLDQVVDAIEKAAATGKIGDGKVFVFDLEQVYRIRTGETGPDAL, from the coding sequence ATGAAATTTGTATCCGCAATAATCAAGCCATTCAAGCTTGATGAAGTGCGTGAGGCTTTGTCCAACATTGGCGTACAAGGCATCACAGTCACTGAGGTCAAAGGGTTTGGCCGTCAAAAAGGGCATACCGAGTTATATCGTGGTGCGGAATATGTCGTAGACTTTTTGCCAAAAGTGAAGCTCGAAGTGGCGATCAAGGATGACATGCTTGATCAGGTAGTGGACGCTATTGAAAAAGCGGCAGCCACTGGCAAAATCGGTGATGGCAAAGTATTTGTCTTCGATCTGGAACAAGTTTACCGTATACGTACCGGCGAAACCGGTCCGGATGCGCTATAA